The proteins below come from a single Trachemys scripta elegans isolate TJP31775 chromosome 16, CAS_Tse_1.0, whole genome shotgun sequence genomic window:
- the LOC117888428 gene encoding galactoside 2-alpha-L-fucosyltransferase 2-like, whose product MKSLISWVSVRQFLFIFLYLLVVLGIAPFLHLQSQFHPQGQRIPSPSDPRQPSPPERGMWTVNSLGRLGNQMGEYATLYALAKMNGRQAYILPEMHQQLAPLFRITLPVVPGDMVQSIPWKDYELHDWMSEEYRHIEGKYVQLTGYPCSWTFYHHLRQEILQEFSFHDHIKEEANRYLAGLRGQRWNVTYVGIHVRRGDYVQVMAEHWKGVVADKAYLEKAMGYFRAKYQEPVFVVTSNGMEWCQENIDASRGDVYFSGDGKESSPGRDFALLVHCNHTIMTIGTFGIWAGYLAGGETIYLANYTLPDSPFLKIFKPEAAFLPEWIGINADLSPLQSGTTG is encoded by the coding sequence ATGAAATCCCTGATCTCTTGGGTCTCTGTACGGCAATTCCTCTTCATCTTCCTGtacctgctggttgtcctgggcATCGCCCCCTTCCTACATCTGCAGAGCCAGTTCCACCCCCAGGGGCAGAGGATCCCCTCTCCCAGTGACCCACGGCAGCCCTCACCCCCGGAGCGGGGCATGTGGACCGTGAACTCCCTCGGGCGCCTGGGGAACCAAATGGGGGAATACGCCACCCTCTACGCCCTGGCCAAGATGAACGGGCGCCAGGCCTACATCCTCCCGGAGATGCACCAACAGCTGGCGCCGCTCTTCCGCATCACCCTGCCCGTGGTCCCCGGCGACATGGTCCAGAGCATCCCATGGAAGGACTATGAGCTCCACGACTGGATGTCGGAGGAGTACAGGCACATCGAGGGGAAATACGTCCAGCTGACGGGCTACCCCTGCTCCTGGACCTTCTACCACCACCTCCGGCAGGAGATCCTCCAGGAATTCTCCTTCCACGACCACATCAAGGAGGAGGCCAACCGGTACCTGGCCGGGCTGCGCGGGCAGCGCTGGAACGTGACCTACGTGGGCATCCATGTCCGGAGGGGGGATTATGTCCAGGTGATGGCCGAGCACTGGAAGGGGGTGGTGGCGGACAAGGCCTACCTGGAGAAGGCCATGGGCTACTTCCGGGCCAAGTACCAGGAGCCGGTCTTCGTGGTGACCAGCAACGGGATGGAGTGGTGCCAGGAGAACATCGATGCCTCACGGGGGGACGTGTATTTCTCGGGGGACGGGAAGGAGTCGTCACCGGGGAGGGACTTTGCTCTCTTGGTCCATTGCAACCACACGATCATGACCATTGGGACCTTCGGCATCTGGGCCGGTTACCTGGCTGGGGGGGAGACCATCTACTTGGCCAACTACACCCTCCCCGACTCCCCCTTCCTCAAGATCTTCAAACCTGAGGCCGCCTTCCTCCCCGAGTGGATCGGGATCAACGCCGATCTCTCCCCGCTGCAGAGTGGGACAACTGGCTAA